A window from Ignavibacteriota bacterium encodes these proteins:
- a CDS encoding alkaline phosphatase family protein, with the protein MKLKNIIIYIFLFSIITYSQNDKKPKLVVGIVVDQMRYDYLEKFYNEFGNSGFKRLLNNGTNFTNCKINYIPTVTGAGHASIYTGTVPYFHGIIANDWKDRKTFENVNCVTALSPTNKMYVEGISKELSPEQLLSSTIGDQIKLNNFGKSKVISLSVKDRGAMLPAGRSADAAYWFDENAGKFISSFYYLKRLPDWAANFNNSGKIDSYLEKEWDLYKPSDVYKNLPDDNSVYEEDVFNEGKTSFPHSFKNVEQSKKYQKLTHTPFGNQILIDFAKEILVNENLGKGEFTDHLAISFSSPDKIGHDYGVQSYEVMDTYLRLDQQISELLNMLDSQVGKNNYLLFLTADHGGMENTQHLKDMHFDAGVLENTNFFEKLTDHLEKVFGSKNLIKTRFSRNLYLNHDEISKLKLDNVKIENEIKNYMLDSFPEVVEVFTKSELDKMTASRSTNNYLLNGYNKKRSGDILFSLKSYYLEYEKKQGAQHGSRHIYDNHIPLIFYGNKIKYETRNDEVYIEDIAATICDLIGITQPSDCIGIPLLKK; encoded by the coding sequence CCGGTTTTAAAAGATTATTAAATAACGGAACAAATTTTACAAACTGCAAAATTAATTATATTCCAACTGTAACCGGCGCTGGACATGCTTCAATCTATACCGGAACGGTTCCTTATTTTCATGGAATAATCGCAAATGATTGGAAAGACAGAAAAACATTTGAAAATGTAAATTGCGTTACGGCTTTAAGTCCCACAAACAAAATGTATGTTGAAGGAATAAGCAAAGAACTTTCTCCAGAACAGCTTTTAAGCTCAACAATTGGAGATCAAATAAAATTAAATAATTTTGGTAAATCCAAAGTTATCAGTCTCTCGGTTAAAGATCGCGGTGCAATGCTGCCAGCTGGAAGAAGTGCCGATGCAGCTTATTGGTTTGATGAAAATGCCGGAAAATTTATTTCTTCATTCTATTATTTAAAGAGATTACCGGATTGGGCGGCAAATTTTAATAATTCCGGAAAAATAGATTCATACTTAGAAAAAGAATGGGATTTATATAAACCTTCTGATGTTTATAAAAATTTACCGGATGATAATTCTGTTTATGAAGAAGATGTTTTTAACGAAGGGAAAACTTCTTTTCCGCATTCATTTAAAAATGTTGAGCAATCAAAAAAATATCAAAAACTTACTCACACACCTTTTGGAAATCAAATATTAATTGATTTTGCAAAAGAAATTTTAGTAAATGAAAATCTTGGGAAAGGTGAATTTACTGATCATTTGGCAATTAGTTTTTCATCTCCGGATAAAATTGGTCACGATTACGGCGTGCAATCTTATGAAGTTATGGATACTTATTTGAGATTAGATCAACAGATTTCCGAATTATTAAATATGCTTGATTCACAAGTTGGAAAAAATAATTATCTGCTTTTCTTAACTGCAGATCATGGCGGAATGGAAAATACACAACATCTTAAAGATATGCATTTTGATGCGGGTGTTTTGGAAAATACAAACTTTTTTGAAAAACTTACAGATCATTTGGAAAAAGTTTTCGGAAGTAAAAATTTAATTAAAACTAGATTTTCAAGAAATTTATATTTAAATCATGATGAAATTTCTAAACTCAAATTAGATAATGTAAAAATTGAAAACGAAATTAAAAATTATATGTTAGATAGTTTTCCGGAAGTAGTAGAAGTTTTTACAAAATCTGAACTTGATAAGATGACAGCTTCAAGATCAACAAATAATTATTTGCTAAATGGATATAACAAAAAAAGATCGGGTGATATTTTATTTTCTCTAAAATCTTATTATTTGGAATATGAAAAAAAACAAGGAGCTCAACACGGCTCACGACACATTTATGATAATCACATTCCATTAATTTTCTACGGAAATAAAATTAAATATGAAACTAGAAATGATGAAGTATATATTGAAGATATTGCTGCAACTATTTGTGATTTAATTGGAATTACTCAACCAAGTGATTGTATTGGAATTCCTTTATTGAAAAAATAA
- a CDS encoding peptidase: MRNNIYNIAKIFILFISIDILAQEDEIKSELHKRLLEIPEIKFTQLQSDNQFAESFEIFITQPVDHLNPINGPKFSQRIYLHHTDFTKPIVIETDGYAINSARKTELAKILKCNELIVEHRYFGESKPDSIIWKYLNTAQAAADHNRIVEIFKNIYKGKWINTGISKGGQTSIFFKYYYPNAVDVWVPYVAPLNLEQEDNRIHNFLENVGTEECRNKIEDFQKSLLKKRNEILPMLENHMKEMNYTFPLGLEKTFEYSVMEYSFAFWQWGNLSCDDIPISESSPEELFKHLYTASPFDYFDGKSMSYFQPFFYQAYTEIGYYNYETSDFSNLLESVNEEYASNIYFAPQNVDLSFDKKLMQNINDYIFNHGNNMLYIYGENDPWSATGVNIGPNTNAVKMIKKGGDHKTRIKSFEGEQKEKIYSTLENWLDLKIDRE, from the coding sequence ATGAGAAATAATATTTACAACATTGCAAAAATATTTATTCTTTTTATTTCAATAGATATACTTGCGCAAGAAGATGAAATTAAATCTGAACTACACAAAAGACTTTTGGAAATTCCGGAAATTAAATTTACTCAACTACAATCGGATAATCAGTTTGCGGAATCTTTTGAAATTTTTATCACTCAACCAGTTGACCATCTTAATCCCATAAATGGACCAAAATTTTCCCAGCGAATTTATTTACATCATACGGATTTTACCAAACCAATTGTTATTGAAACGGATGGATACGCAATAAATTCAGCACGAAAAACTGAATTGGCAAAAATTCTAAAGTGCAATGAACTAATAGTTGAACATAGATATTTTGGAGAATCGAAACCAGATAGTATAATTTGGAAGTATTTAAATACTGCGCAAGCTGCAGCAGATCATAACAGAATTGTTGAAATATTTAAAAATATTTACAAAGGAAAATGGATAAATACCGGAATTAGCAAAGGCGGACAAACTTCAATATTTTTCAAATATTATTATCCAAATGCTGTTGATGTTTGGGTTCCTTATGTTGCACCGCTTAATCTAGAGCAAGAGGATAATAGAATTCATAATTTTCTTGAAAATGTTGGAACCGAAGAATGCAGAAATAAAATTGAAGATTTTCAAAAATCATTATTAAAAAAACGCAATGAAATTTTACCGATGCTTGAAAATCATATGAAGGAAATGAATTATACTTTTCCTTTGGGATTAGAAAAAACTTTTGAATATTCTGTTATGGAATATTCATTTGCATTTTGGCAATGGGGAAATTTATCTTGCGATGATATTCCAATCTCTGAATCATCGCCGGAAGAACTTTTTAAACATCTTTATACTGCTTCTCCTTTTGATTATTTTGACGGAAAATCAATGAGCTATTTTCAACCGTTTTTCTATCAAGCATATACTGAAATTGGTTATTACAATTACGAAACAAGTGATTTTTCCAATCTCTTGGAAAGTGTAAATGAAGAATATGCAAGTAATATTTATTTTGCACCTCAGAATGTTGATTTGTCATTTGATAAAAAATTAATGCAGAATATTAATGATTACATTTTTAATCATGGAAATAATATGCTTTATATTTATGGAGAAAATGATCCATGGTCTGCAACCGGCGTAAATATTGGTCCAAATACAAACGCAGTTAAAATGATAAAAAAGGGCGGAGATCACAAAACCAGAATAAAAAGTTTTGAAGGTGAACAAAAAGAGAAAATTTATTCAACTTTAGAAAATTGGCTTGATCTAAAAATTGATAGAGAATAA
- the pruA gene encoding L-glutamate gamma-semialdehyde dehydrogenase, giving the protein MSNAQFRINLPQNEPVKNYLPGSQEKIELKKRIEELKKQVIEIPLIIGGKEIKTGNMEDCIIPHDHKTVIGKYHKAGKKEVEMAIDAALKARESWASMDWHDRAAIFLKAGDLLASPYWRNTLNASTMLSQSKNAFQAEIDSACELIDFFKFNAYYAQQIYEQQPPHSPAGQWNKMEYRALEGFVFAVAPFNFTSIAGNLPTSPALMGNVVLMKPASSAVYTGYWLMKLFEAAGFPPGVINFVPGSGRQVGDPVMDSPHLAGIHFTGSTPVFQNMWKTIGEKIAKYKSYPRIVGETGGKDFIFVHKSADVKEVGTALIRGAFEYQGQKCSAASRAYIPQSMWNSLKKFIISELKTVKMGSPEDFTNFMNAVIDKGAFDTISEYINFAKKAKDAEIISGGNFDNSKGYFIEPTVIVTTNPKFKTMEEEIFGPVLTIYVYPTNKYEQTLELCNQTSPYALTGAIFAKDREAIIVADKILKNASGNFYINDKPTGAVVGQQPFGGARASGTNDKAGSYLNLIRWVSPRAIKENFIPPKDYRYPFMQEE; this is encoded by the coding sequence ATGAGTAATGCTCAATTTAGAATTAATCTTCCGCAGAATGAACCGGTGAAGAATTATCTTCCAGGTTCACAAGAAAAAATTGAACTAAAGAAAAGAATTGAAGAATTAAAAAAACAAGTTATAGAAATTCCATTGATAATTGGTGGTAAGGAAATTAAAACCGGAAATATGGAAGATTGTATAATTCCTCACGATCACAAAACCGTAATTGGAAAATATCATAAAGCCGGAAAGAAAGAAGTTGAAATGGCAATAGATGCAGCGTTAAAAGCAAGAGAATCTTGGGCTTCTATGGATTGGCACGATAGAGCAGCAATATTTTTGAAAGCAGGAGATTTGCTAGCTTCTCCCTATTGGAGAAATACTTTAAATGCTTCAACAATGCTTTCACAAAGTAAAAATGCGTTTCAAGCAGAAATTGACTCAGCTTGTGAATTAATAGATTTCTTCAAATTTAATGCTTATTATGCTCAGCAAATTTATGAGCAGCAGCCGCCTCATTCACCAGCCGGGCAATGGAATAAAATGGAATACAGAGCTTTAGAAGGATTTGTATTTGCAGTTGCTCCGTTTAATTTTACATCAATTGCTGGAAATTTACCAACTTCGCCTGCTTTAATGGGAAACGTAGTTTTAATGAAACCAGCATCAAGCGCAGTTTATACAGGATACTGGTTAATGAAATTATTTGAAGCTGCTGGATTTCCTCCAGGAGTTATAAATTTTGTTCCCGGATCCGGAAGGCAAGTTGGTGATCCGGTTATGGATTCTCCTCATTTAGCTGGGATTCACTTTACTGGAAGCACTCCGGTATTTCAAAATATGTGGAAAACAATTGGCGAAAAAATTGCAAAGTATAAATCATATCCAAGAATTGTGGGTGAAACTGGCGGTAAGGATTTTATTTTTGTTCATAAAAGTGCAGATGTTAAAGAAGTTGGAACAGCATTAATTAGAGGTGCATTTGAATATCAAGGACAAAAATGTTCTGCAGCTTCTCGCGCTTACATTCCTCAATCAATGTGGAATTCATTAAAGAAATTTATAATTAGCGAATTGAAAACTGTAAAAATGGGTTCGCCGGAAGATTTTACAAATTTTATGAATGCAGTTATTGATAAAGGTGCATTTGATACAATTTCAGAATATATCAACTTTGCTAAAAAAGCTAAAGATGCGGAAATTATATCCGGAGGAAATTTTGATAATTCAAAAGGATATTTTATAGAACCAACAGTAATTGTTACGACAAATCCAAAGTTTAAAACAATGGAAGAAGAAATATTTGGTCCGGTTCTAACTATTTATGTTTATCCTACAAATAAATATGAACAAACTTTAGAACTTTGCAATCAAACTTCTCCATATGCATTAACCGGTGCAATTTTTGCAAAAGATAGAGAGGCGATAATTGTAGCAGATAAAATTTTAAAAAATGCTTCCGGAAATTTTTACATTAATGATAAACCTACCGGTGCTGTTGTTGGTCAACAGCCTTTTGGTGGCGCAAGAGCGAGCGGTACAAATGATAAAGCAGGAAGTTATCTAAATTTAATACGCTGGGTTTCACCAAGAGCAATAAAAGAGAATTTTATTCCACCAAAGGATTATAGATATCCTTTTATGCAAGAAGAATAA
- a CDS encoding DNA polymerase II — protein sequence MTNHSNFNSHNAFLFTDEWNDFSNRNSLVFYGTSDLGTVKLIFKNKPVFFIERKNQNIEIPYPHLRKQVNLKSFDFIDVDAIYFNTQNDLLKCSEYFDSQKVKTFESDVIPTRRFLMEKGINAQVKIEGNFSQQKNVMVFENPKIYSNEYSPNFKIASIDIETNSENNNIYSYAIHQTEKCEEQNIVRILGNEEIQLSENVYQHKSEKTILQKFINDISKFDPDIIIGWNVLGFDLKILEERANANNVKFILGRDNSISKIIQKSSGNYFAKISGRIVLDGPTTLRSAFFTFEDYKLETVAQQLLGKGKTIESNSNKVAEINFLFANDKLKLAEYNLTDCILVFEIFAKIGIIDQLITRSKLSGLFLDQLGQMTAAFDHFYLPQLHKNGFVAPNVKDIKQTQHSAGGYVFDPQPGLYKNVFVLDFKSLYPSIIETFKIDPLSRLLSNEYTLQTPNGIKFSQTNHILPNFIEELMHHREIAKKNNDKNLSQAIKILMNSFYGVMGSYGCRFYHPNLPDAITGTGQWLLQQSKIFLEKNNLKVLYGDTDSLFVNVTTDFADANDLGKNIAKNLNEYWNERIEKEFLLKSYLEIEFEKYYSKFILTSMRGREGGAKKRYAGLLEDKIDFVGMEFVRSDWTKLAKNFQEELYLRIFNNQDYENWIKEFVSNLLSGKFTNDLTYKKRLRKGSENYTKTIPPHVKAARLINQERGTVNYFITKRGPIPTELNPMDFDYQHYIEKQLKPIADSVLALFGKSFDGIVKSTQMNLF from the coding sequence ATGACAAATCATAGTAATTTTAATTCACATAATGCGTTTTTGTTTACAGATGAATGGAATGATTTCAGCAATAGAAATTCTTTGGTTTTTTACGGAACTTCAGATTTAGGAACAGTAAAATTAATTTTCAAAAATAAACCGGTTTTTTTTATTGAACGAAAAAATCAAAATATTGAAATTCCTTATCCGCATTTACGAAAACAAGTAAACTTAAAATCCTTTGATTTTATTGATGTTGATGCAATTTATTTTAATACTCAAAATGATTTGCTGAAATGTTCGGAATATTTTGATTCGCAAAAAGTTAAAACTTTTGAAAGTGATGTAATTCCCACGCGCAGATTTTTAATGGAAAAAGGAATTAATGCACAAGTTAAAATTGAAGGAAATTTTTCTCAGCAAAAAAATGTAATGGTTTTTGAAAATCCGAAAATTTATTCAAATGAATATTCTCCCAATTTTAAAATTGCATCGATTGATATTGAAACAAATTCAGAAAACAATAACATTTATTCATATGCAATTCATCAAACTGAAAAATGCGAAGAACAAAATATTGTTAGAATTTTAGGAAACGAAGAAATTCAATTAAGTGAAAATGTTTATCAACATAAATCAGAAAAAACAATTTTACAAAAATTTATAAATGATATTTCCAAGTTTGATCCCGATATTATTATTGGCTGGAATGTTCTCGGTTTTGACTTGAAAATATTGGAAGAACGAGCAAATGCAAATAACGTAAAATTTATTTTGGGAAGAGATAATTCAATTTCAAAAATTATTCAAAAATCCAGCGGAAATTATTTTGCTAAAATTTCTGGAAGAATTGTTTTAGATGGACCAACAACATTACGTTCTGCATTTTTCACTTTTGAAGATTACAAACTTGAAACCGTTGCGCAACAATTATTGGGAAAAGGAAAAACTATTGAAAGTAATTCTAATAAAGTCGCTGAAATAAATTTTCTTTTCGCAAATGATAAATTAAAATTAGCGGAATATAATTTAACAGACTGTATTTTAGTTTTTGAAATATTTGCGAAAATTGGAATTATTGATCAGCTAATTACGCGTAGTAAACTTTCCGGATTGTTTTTAGATCAGCTAGGACAAATGACTGCGGCGTTCGATCATTTTTATTTACCTCAATTACACAAAAATGGATTTGTTGCGCCAAATGTAAAGGATATAAAACAAACTCAACATTCTGCCGGCGGCTATGTATTTGATCCGCAGCCCGGTTTATATAAAAATGTTTTTGTGCTGGATTTTAAAAGTTTGTATCCATCAATAATTGAGACTTTTAAAATTGATCCTCTATCAAGATTGCTCTCAAATGAATACACTTTGCAAACTCCTAACGGAATTAAATTTTCGCAAACGAATCATATACTTCCTAATTTTATTGAAGAATTAATGCATCACCGCGAAATCGCAAAAAAAAATAATGATAAAAATCTTTCGCAAGCAATAAAAATTTTGATGAACAGTTTTTACGGAGTTATGGGTTCTTACGGTTGCCGATTCTATCATCCAAATTTGCCAGATGCAATTACCGGAACCGGTCAGTGGCTACTTCAACAAAGTAAAATATTCTTGGAAAAAAATAATTTGAAAGTTCTCTACGGCGATACAGATTCTTTGTTTGTAAACGTAACGACTGATTTTGCTGATGCAAATGATTTAGGAAAAAATATTGCAAAAAATTTAAATGAATATTGGAACGAAAGAATTGAAAAAGAATTTTTACTAAAATCATATTTGGAAATTGAGTTTGAAAAATATTATTCAAAATTTATTTTAACTTCAATGCGCGGAAGAGAAGGTGGAGCTAAAAAACGTTATGCGGGTTTGCTAGAAGATAAAATTGATTTTGTGGGAATGGAATTTGTTCGATCTGATTGGACAAAACTTGCAAAGAATTTTCAAGAGGAATTGTACTTACGAATTTTTAATAATCAAGATTATGAAAATTGGATTAAAGAATTTGTTTCAAATTTACTTTCCGGAAAATTTACCAACGATTTAACTTATAAAAAACGTTTACGTAAAGGTTCGGAAAATTACACAAAAACAATTCCTCCGCATGTAAAAGCTGCGCGATTGATAAATCAAGAACGTGGAACCGTAAATTATTTTATTACTAAGCGTGGACCAATTCCCACCGAATTAAATCCCATGGATTTTGATTATCAACATTATATTGAAAAACAGTTAAAGCCAATTGCAGATTCGGTTTTGGCGCTTTTCGGAAAATCTTTTGATGGAATTGTAAAATCAACTCAAATGAATTTGTTTTGA
- a CDS encoding AraC family transcriptional regulator, protein MNVKNLQRKEYLQRINKVLDYIDNNLDSKFSLDELSSVANFSKFHFHRIFKSILGETLNNYILRIRLEKAATILINNPNLSITEIGFECGFSSTSIFARAFKERFKITATEWRNKYSKEFSKISQTVSNQSEVSNFLNEYFGDVFINKTELKMNHQIGEVTPTKVEVKEISSFIVAYIRYIGPYKGNAELFGNLFGRLFNWAGPRNLCLPTSKVLAVYHDNPEITDEEKLRLSVCISVPNNTEVTDEIGKMEIAGGKYVVASFELTENDYQKAWDYVYSEWFPSSRYQPNDNPCFELYLNDPKEHSEGKHIVDIYVPVKPL, encoded by the coding sequence ATGAATGTAAAAAATCTCCAGCGAAAGGAATATCTTCAAAGAATTAACAAAGTACTTGATTATATTGATAATAATCTCGATTCTAAATTTTCTCTTGATGAATTATCTTCGGTTGCAAATTTTTCTAAATTTCATTTTCACAGAATATTTAAAAGTATTCTCGGAGAAACATTAAATAACTATATCCTAAGAATCCGACTTGAAAAAGCTGCCACAATTTTAATTAACAATCCAAATTTATCAATAACAGAAATTGGTTTTGAATGCGGATTTTCTAGTACATCAATTTTCGCAAGAGCGTTTAAGGAAAGATTTAAAATTACTGCGACCGAATGGCGAAATAAATATTCGAAAGAATTTAGCAAGATAAGTCAAACGGTTAGCAATCAAAGTGAAGTTTCAAATTTTTTGAATGAATATTTTGGTGATGTATTTATAAATAAAACGGAGTTGAAAATGAATCACCAAATTGGTGAAGTTACACCAACTAAAGTTGAAGTAAAAGAAATTTCAAGTTTTATTGTTGCGTATATAAGGTATATTGGTCCTTATAAAGGTAACGCAGAATTATTTGGAAATTTGTTTGGCAGACTTTTTAACTGGGCTGGACCAAGAAATTTGTGTCTTCCTACATCAAAAGTTTTAGCAGTTTATCATGATAATCCGGAAATAACAGATGAAGAAAAATTACGTTTAAGTGTTTGTATTTCCGTTCCAAATAATACAGAAGTAACAGACGAAATTGGTAAAATGGAAATTGCTGGTGGAAAATATGTTGTGGCAAGTTTTGAGTTAACCGAGAATGATTATCAGAAAGCTTGGGATTATGTTTACAGCGAATGGTTTCCATCAAGTCGTTATCAGCCAAACGATAATCCATGTTTTGAACTTTATTTAAATGATCCCAAAGAACACTCCGAAGGAAAACATATTGTTGATATTTACGTTCCGGTAAAACCTCTTTAA
- a CDS encoding OmpA family protein — translation MLTSQLFKNRLLTLFVLPILLLIFSSQISAQIDLNKVLKKTKKKAEKKIEKRIEDNIDKGVDKTLDGVEDGIEDSVEGDENTEESADEIPEENKSANKKVKETNPQQVENKTPQLNWAKYDFIPGTEIIFEDNHEGEQNGEFPSKWDLVKGTYDNANVDGENVIMCRKTNANGGGGIVPLIKNSSEDYLPDEFTVEFDAYFPDQHFSYRVFFADYKNQKKIFRNPEYNTAEQNIRFYQNAADGKNIEKNFLPGTNYVTNIATWRHIAISFNKRALKVYLDDTRILNIPNVDFNPTGIGLSSHNPDGKSAGYLKNIRIAKGAVPLYDKFLTDGKFVTTGIKFDVNKSTLKPESMGTINYVVKMMQDHPELKFSVEGHTDSDGNDDSNLKLSEDRAKSVVAKMIELGIFSDRLTSKGLGESKPFTSNDSSEGKAQNRRVEFVKM, via the coding sequence ATGCTCACTTCACAATTATTTAAAAACAGACTTTTAACTTTATTTGTATTGCCAATTTTACTTTTAATATTTTCATCTCAAATTTCTGCTCAAATTGATTTAAACAAGGTTTTGAAAAAAACAAAAAAGAAAGCCGAGAAAAAAATTGAAAAAAGAATAGAAGATAATATTGATAAAGGTGTTGATAAAACTTTGGATGGTGTTGAAGATGGTATTGAGGATTCCGTTGAGGGTGATGAAAATACTGAAGAATCTGCTGATGAAATTCCAGAAGAAAATAAATCCGCAAATAAAAAAGTTAAGGAAACCAACCCTCAACAAGTTGAAAATAAAACTCCGCAGTTAAATTGGGCAAAATATGATTTTATTCCCGGTACGGAAATTATTTTTGAAGACAATCACGAAGGAGAACAAAACGGTGAGTTTCCATCAAAGTGGGATTTAGTTAAAGGAACTTACGATAATGCAAACGTCGATGGTGAAAATGTTATAATGTGCAGAAAAACCAATGCAAACGGCGGCGGCGGTATTGTTCCATTGATTAAAAATTCATCCGAAGATTATCTTCCCGATGAATTTACTGTTGAATTTGATGCTTATTTTCCCGATCAACATTTTTCTTATCGCGTCTTTTTTGCTGATTATAAAAATCAAAAGAAAATTTTTAGAAATCCCGAATATAATACTGCTGAACAAAATATCCGTTTTTATCAAAATGCTGCCGATGGAAAAAATATTGAAAAAAATTTTCTGCCCGGAACTAATTATGTAACAAATATTGCAACTTGGCGACACATAGCAATTTCTTTCAATAAACGTGCGCTAAAAGTTTATTTGGATGATACAAGAATTTTAAATATACCCAATGTTGATTTTAATCCCACCGGTATTGGACTTTCATCGCACAATCCAGATGGAAAATCTGCTGGATATTTAAAAAATATTAGAATTGCAAAAGGTGCAGTTCCACTTTATGATAAATTTTTAACCGATGGAAAATTTGTAACAACCGGAATCAAGTTTGATGTAAACAAATCAACTTTAAAACCGGAAAGTATGGGAACAATAAATTATGTTGTTAAAATGATGCAAGATCATCCCGAATTAAAATTTTCCGTTGAAGGTCATACAGATAGCGATGGAAATGATGATTCAAATCTTAAGCTTTCTGAAGACAGAGCAAAATCTGTTGTTGCAAAAATGATTGAGTTAGGAATTTTTTCTGATCGGTTAACATCAAAAGGATTGGGCGAAAGTAAACCTTTTACAAGTAATGATTCTTCTGAAGGCAAAGCTCAAAATAGAAGAGTTGAATTTGTGAAAATGTGA
- a CDS encoding TfoX/Sxy family protein has product MAYNEKLANKIREALSEIPNVEEKKMFGGLAFLVNDKMCINVSGEKLMCRYDPKLEDKISAKNGFEKVLMKGKDFKGYCYVKPEGFKTKKDFDFWIKLCLEFNKEAKSSKTKS; this is encoded by the coding sequence ATGGCTTACAATGAAAAATTAGCAAATAAAATTAGAGAAGCTCTTTCAGAAATTCCAAATGTTGAAGAGAAAAAAATGTTTGGAGGATTAGCATTTTTAGTAAACGATAAAATGTGCATAAATGTCAGCGGCGAAAAATTAATGTGCAGATATGATCCAAAACTGGAAGATAAAATTTCTGCGAAAAATGGATTTGAAAAAGTTTTAATGAAAGGAAAAGATTTTAAAGGTTATTGTTATGTAAAACCGGAAGGTTTTAAAACAAAAAAGGATTTCGATTTTTGGATAAAACTTTGTCTAGAATTTAACAAAGAAGCTAAATCTTCTAAAACAAAAAGTTAA
- a CDS encoding DUF1801 domain-containing protein — MKKLKIITNKSVKEKFGKYPKNIKPKINHLRKLIMDVAKSDESILEIEETLKWGEPSYLSKHGSTLRIDWKEKNPNQYAMYFKCTSKLVPTFKEVFSDLFKYENSRAILFDLDEAIPEEKLKICISLSLNYHKVKNLPKLGL, encoded by the coding sequence ATGAAAAAACTAAAAATCATTACAAATAAATCGGTTAAAGAAAAATTCGGAAAATATCCTAAAAATATAAAACCGAAAATAAATCATCTTAGAAAATTAATTATGGATGTTGCTAAATCCGATGAATCAATTTTAGAAATTGAAGAAACATTAAAATGGGGCGAACCAAGTTACTTATCAAAACACGGCAGCACTTTAAGAATTGATTGGAAAGAGAAAAATCCAAATCAGTATGCAATGTATTTTAAGTGCACAAGTAAGTTAGTTCCAACATTTAAAGAAGTTTTTAGTGATTTATTTAAATATGAAAATTCTCGGGCAATTCTTTTTGATTTGGATGAAGCAATTCCGGAAGAAAAACTAAAAATCTGTATTTCACTAAGTTTGAATTATCATAAAGTTAAGAATCTACCTAAATTGGGTTTGTGA
- a CDS encoding helix-turn-helix domain-containing protein → MKKVIIIVPETAIPSAIFDPQYMFFAVNNFFKEAGHEPFFNVQLIGLTKEVKLNFDTVEIHTDNTIENAEQANLIIVPAISGNILNAIEVNEKFIPFILDQYNGGAEIASLCIGAFLLASTGLLDEKQCSTHWLFANQFREMFPNVKFAEDKIITDQNRIYTSGGATSYWNLLLYLVEKYTSKEMAIMASKFFLLDTEKTSQLPFRIFKGQKEHKDSLILSAQNYIEENYKEKITIEELSERFNLGRRTFERRFKAATKNTIIEYIQRVKIEAAKIDLEKGKKTVSEIMYDVGYTDSKSFRDIFKKFAGMSPVDYKNKFS, encoded by the coding sequence ATGAAAAAAGTAATTATAATTGTTCCAGAAACAGCAATTCCATCTGCAATATTTGATCCGCAATATATGTTTTTTGCAGTAAATAATTTTTTTAAAGAAGCTGGTCACGAGCCATTTTTTAATGTTCAATTAATCGGATTAACAAAAGAAGTAAAATTAAATTTTGATACTGTTGAAATTCACACAGATAATACAATTGAAAATGCAGAGCAAGCAAATTTGATTATTGTTCCGGCAATCAGCGGAAATATTTTAAACGCAATTGAGGTTAACGAAAAATTTATTCCGTTTATTTTAGATCAATACAACGGTGGAGCAGAAATTGCAAGTTTGTGCATAGGTGCATTTTTATTGGCTTCTACAGGATTGTTAGATGAAAAACAATGTTCTACACATTGGCTTTTTGCAAATCAATTTAGAGAAATGTTTCCAAACGTAAAATTTGCAGAAGATAAAATTATTACGGATCAAAACAGAATTTACACAAGCGGCGGTGCAACTTCTTACTGGAATTTACTTTTGTATTTGGTGGAAAAATATACAAGTAAAGAAATGGCAATTATGGCATCGAAATTTTTTTTACTTGATACTGAAAAAACCTCACAATTACCATTTAGAATTTTTAAGGGACAAAAAGAGCATAAGGATAGTTTAATTCTTTCCGCACAAAACTATATTGAGGAAAATTATAAAGAGAAAATTACGATTGAAGAATTATCAGAAAGATTTAATTTAGGAAGAAGAACTTTTGAAAGAAGATTTAAAGCCGCAACTAAAAATACAATCATCGAATATATTCAGCGCGTAAAAATAGAAGCTGCAAAAATTGATTTGGAAAAAGGGAAGAAAACCGTTTCTGAAATTATGTATGATGTCGGTTATACGGATAGTAAATCATTTAGAGATATTTTTAAGAAATTTGCCGGAATGTCTCCAGTTGATTATAAGAATAAATTTAGCTGA